From the genome of Azospira restricta, one region includes:
- the bioC gene encoding malonyl-ACP O-methyltransferase BioC gives MSAADAVRFVDARQVRRGFARVASQYEHSAFLAREVDRRMLDRLDYVRIEPKRILDLGCATGASLTALRERYRDAALLGADFCLPMLQAGRRQKTLLARLMPFLKPQAAQLVAADAERLPLKPGSLGLIWSNLLLHWLDEPRPAFREAHRTLEVGGLFMFSTFGPDTLRELAAAFGDGDAHTQRFTDMHDLGDMLVECGFADPVMDMEVLTLTYASVDDLVRELRAAGETCAMAGRRRGLAGRGVWERVRAAYAKLAQDGRLPATFEVVYGHAWKGEPKQTADGRAIVRFEPRKKPA, from the coding sequence ATGAGCGCCGCCGACGCTGTCCGCTTCGTCGACGCGCGCCAGGTGCGGCGCGGCTTCGCCCGCGTCGCGTCGCAGTACGAGCACAGCGCCTTCCTCGCGCGCGAGGTCGACCGGCGCATGCTCGACCGCCTCGACTACGTGCGCATCGAACCGAAGCGCATCCTCGACCTCGGTTGCGCGACCGGCGCCAGCCTGACTGCGCTGCGCGAGCGCTACCGCGACGCTGCGCTGCTCGGCGCTGACTTCTGCCTGCCGATGTTGCAGGCCGGGCGTCGGCAGAAGACGCTGCTGGCGCGGCTGATGCCCTTCCTCAAGCCGCAGGCGGCGCAGCTCGTCGCCGCCGATGCCGAGCGCCTGCCGCTGAAGCCGGGCAGCCTCGGCCTGATCTGGTCGAACCTGCTGCTGCACTGGCTCGACGAGCCGCGCCCGGCCTTCCGCGAGGCGCACCGGACGCTCGAGGTCGGCGGCCTGTTCATGTTCTCCACCTTCGGCCCCGACACGCTGCGCGAGCTGGCCGCCGCCTTCGGCGACGGCGACGCGCACACGCAGCGCTTCACCGACATGCACGATCTCGGCGACATGCTGGTCGAATGCGGCTTCGCCGACCCGGTGATGGACATGGAGGTGCTGACGCTGACCTACGCCAGCGTCGACGACCTGGTGCGCGAGCTGCGTGCCGCCGGCGAGACCTGCGCGATGGCCGGCCGCCGCCGCGGGCTGGCCGGCCGCGGCGTCTGGGAGCGCGTGCGCGCGGCCTACGCGAAGCTGGCGCAGGACGGCCGCCTGCCGGCGACCTTCGAGGTGGTCTATGGCCACGCATGGAAGGGCGAGCCGAAGCAGACCGCCGACGGCCGCGCGATCGTCCGCTTCGAGCCACGCAAGAAGCCGGCATGA
- a CDS encoding sulfite oxidase heme-binding subunit YedZ produces the protein MLPRTLNDRQLTAVKTVLFLAALLPALQLAWAIAFDGLGPNPVETLQRKTGTWTFNFLLLTLTVTPLRSISGMHWLIRLRRMLGLYAFFYGTLHFLTFIGFDHAFDINDIAKDVVKRPFATVGFVAWTLMLPLALTSTNAAIRRLGGKRWQTLHRSVYAVGILAAFHYFWLVKATALLWPILYATLLALLLGWRAQDRIRRYGPWPALPKVQTIRFFRK, from the coding sequence ATGCTGCCCCGCACGCTGAACGACCGCCAACTGACCGCGGTCAAGACCGTACTTTTCCTCGCCGCGCTGTTGCCGGCGCTGCAGCTCGCCTGGGCGATCGCCTTCGACGGCCTCGGCCCGAACCCGGTGGAGACGCTGCAGCGGAAGACCGGCACCTGGACCTTCAACTTCCTGCTGCTGACGCTGACGGTGACGCCGCTGCGCAGCATCTCCGGCATGCACTGGCTGATCCGCCTGCGCCGCATGCTCGGGCTGTACGCGTTCTTCTACGGCACGCTGCACTTCCTCACCTTCATCGGCTTCGACCATGCCTTCGATATCAACGACATCGCGAAAGACGTCGTCAAGCGCCCATTCGCGACGGTCGGCTTCGTCGCCTGGACGCTGATGTTGCCGCTGGCGCTGACCTCGACCAACGCCGCCATCCGCCGGCTCGGCGGCAAGCGCTGGCAGACGCTGCACCGCAGCGTCTACGCGGTCGGCATCCTCGCCGCATTCCACTATTTCTGGCTGGTGAAGGCGACCGCGCTGCTCTGGCCGATCCTCTATGCGACGCTGCTCGCGCTGCTGCTCGGCTGGCGCGCGCAGGACCGCATCCGGCGCTACGGCCCGTGGCCGGCGCTGCCGAAGGTCCAGACGATCCGTTTCTTCAGGAAGTAA
- the msrP gene encoding protein-methionine-sulfoxide reductase catalytic subunit MsrP has protein sequence MLIRRPADILPSEITDPALYAGRRRFIQAAAAGTIAGALGLPALAAPAAARGEKLPGVRPSQWTLDEKPTPYETIVSYGNFYEFGPDKDSPGKNAYRLRPRPWSVLVEGEVKKPQRFDIEDILKWAPLEERTYRMRCVEGWSMVVPWVGFPFSELMKRVEVTGNAKYVEFWSLADPEQMPYVRLPLLDWPYMEGLRLDEAMHPLTIFAVGLYGEVLPKPNGAPLRLVVPWKYGFKGAKSIVRIRFVREMPRTTWMKAGPDEYGFYSNVNPDVPHRRWSQSHERRLGEFLKRKTLPFNGYAEQVAQLYAGMDLRKFF, from the coding sequence ATGCTGATCCGCCGACCTGCCGACATCCTTCCGTCCGAAATCACCGATCCCGCGCTGTACGCCGGACGCCGCCGCTTCATCCAGGCTGCGGCGGCGGGCACGATCGCCGGCGCCCTCGGCCTTCCGGCGCTCGCCGCGCCGGCGGCGGCGCGCGGCGAGAAGCTGCCCGGCGTGCGCCCCAGCCAGTGGACGCTCGACGAAAAGCCGACGCCGTACGAAACGATCGTCAGCTACGGCAACTTCTACGAGTTCGGCCCGGACAAGGACAGTCCGGGCAAGAACGCCTACCGCCTGCGCCCGCGGCCGTGGAGCGTGCTCGTCGAGGGCGAGGTGAAGAAACCGCAGCGCTTCGACATCGAGGACATTTTGAAATGGGCGCCGCTCGAGGAGCGCACCTACCGCATGCGTTGCGTCGAAGGCTGGAGCATGGTCGTGCCGTGGGTCGGCTTCCCGTTCAGCGAGCTGATGAAGCGCGTCGAGGTCACCGGCAACGCCAAGTACGTCGAGTTCTGGTCGCTCGCCGACCCCGAGCAGATGCCCTACGTGCGGCTGCCGCTGCTCGACTGGCCGTACATGGAAGGGCTGCGCCTCGACGAGGCGATGCACCCGCTGACGATCTTCGCCGTCGGCCTTTACGGCGAGGTACTGCCGAAACCGAACGGCGCGCCGCTGCGCCTCGTCGTGCCGTGGAAGTACGGCTTCAAGGGGGCCAAGTCGATCGTCCGCATCCGCTTCGTGCGCGAGATGCCGCGCACGACGTGGATGAAGGCCGGCCCCGACGAATACGGTTTCTATTCGAACGTGAACCCGGACGTGCCGCACCGGCGCTGGAGCCAGTCGCACGAGCGGCGCCTCGGCGAGTTCCTGAAACGCAAGACGCTGCCGTTCAACGGCTACGCCGAACAGGTCGCGCAGCTCTACGCCGGCATGGACCTGAGAAAATTCTTCTGA
- a CDS encoding anti-sigma factor family protein, with protein MNRPLDAELHAWADDRLDPARAAEVSAWLAAHPDEGARLTAWKRQKELLHAAFDPVLDEPVPARLADAAARRAPARAWRIAAAVGWLAIGVVAGYQLHGARHADAAAPALARQAAIAHVVYAPEVRHPVEVGADQEAHLVQWLSKRLGTPLKTPHFAAQGFELVGGRLLPGERGPVAQFMYQDRGGRRLTLYVNSDGDNRDTAFRYAQEGKVGVFYWLDGRLGYALSGELPRAELLAIAESAYRQLNP; from the coding sequence ATGAACCGCCCGCTCGACGCCGAACTGCACGCCTGGGCCGACGACCGCCTCGACCCGGCACGCGCTGCCGAAGTCTCAGCCTGGCTCGCCGCCCACCCCGACGAAGGAGCGCGCCTGACCGCCTGGAAGCGGCAGAAGGAACTGCTGCACGCCGCCTTCGACCCGGTGCTCGACGAACCGGTGCCGGCGCGCCTCGCCGACGCCGCGGCGCGGCGAGCGCCGGCGCGCGCCTGGCGCATCGCGGCGGCGGTCGGCTGGCTGGCGATCGGCGTCGTCGCCGGCTACCAGCTGCACGGCGCGCGGCATGCCGACGCAGCCGCGCCGGCGCTGGCGCGGCAGGCGGCGATCGCGCACGTCGTCTACGCGCCGGAGGTGCGCCACCCGGTCGAGGTCGGCGCCGACCAGGAGGCGCATCTCGTGCAGTGGCTGTCGAAGCGCCTCGGCACGCCGCTGAAGACGCCGCATTTCGCCGCGCAGGGCTTCGAGCTGGTCGGCGGCCGGCTGCTACCGGGCGAGCGCGGACCGGTCGCGCAGTTCATGTACCAGGACCGCGGAGGCCGACGGCTGACGCTGTACGTGAACAGCGACGGCGACAACCGCGACACCGCCTTCCGCTACGCGCAGGAAGGCAAGGTCGGCGTCTTCTACTGGCTCGACGGCCGGCTCGGCTACGCGCTCTCCGGCGAACTGCCGCGCGCCGAGCTGCTGGCGATCGCCGAATCCGCTTACCGCCAGCTCAATCCCTGA
- a CDS encoding RNA polymerase sigma factor, with the protein MDDLAAHLPRLRRYARALTGDRHRADDLVQDTLERALTRSSLWRRGSKLDAWLLTIMHNLFVNQVRTQARQATEALDALPVEPAQRAMQADALEVRDLDAALAALPVEQRAVLLLVTLDERSYEETARILDIPVGTVMSRLSRARERLRQLLDGSAAPALKVVK; encoded by the coding sequence TTGGACGATCTCGCCGCCCACCTCCCGCGTCTGCGCCGCTATGCGCGCGCGCTGACCGGGGACCGCCACCGCGCCGACGATCTGGTGCAGGACACGCTGGAGCGCGCCCTCACCCGTTCGTCGCTGTGGCGGCGGGGTTCGAAGCTCGACGCCTGGCTGCTGACGATCATGCACAACCTCTTCGTCAATCAGGTGCGCACGCAGGCACGGCAGGCCACCGAAGCGCTCGACGCGCTGCCGGTCGAGCCGGCGCAGCGCGCAATGCAGGCCGACGCACTGGAGGTCCGCGACCTCGACGCCGCACTGGCGGCGCTGCCGGTCGAGCAGCGCGCGGTGCTGCTGCTGGTGACGCTCGACGAACGCAGCTACGAGGAGACTGCGCGCATCCTCGACATTCCCGTCGGCACCGTCATGTCGCGGCTGTCGCGCGCCCGCGAACGGCTGCGCCAGCTGCTCGACGGCAGCGCCGCCCCCGCCCTGAAGGTCGTCAAATGA
- a CDS encoding CBS domain-containing protein yields the protein MKTLRQLLAGKAQPLAAVAPKDTVFHALKVMADNHVGAVLVLDGERLVGIFSERDYARKIILVGKASKDTRVEEIMTDKVMYVTPENTIDECMALMTEGRFRHLPVLDGNQQVVGVVSIGDLVKETISEQQFIIDQLKHYITG from the coding sequence ATGAAAACGCTCAGACAGCTCCTCGCCGGCAAGGCGCAACCGCTGGCCGCCGTCGCCCCCAAAGACACCGTCTTCCACGCGCTGAAGGTCATGGCCGACAACCATGTCGGCGCCGTCCTCGTCCTCGACGGCGAACGCCTGGTCGGCATCTTTTCCGAGCGCGACTACGCGCGCAAGATCATCCTCGTCGGCAAGGCGTCGAAGGACACCCGCGTCGAGGAGATCATGACCGACAAGGTCATGTACGTGACCCCCGAGAACACCATCGACGAGTGCATGGCGCTGATGACCGAGGGCCGCTTCCGCCATCTGCCGGTGCTCGACGGCAACCAGCAGGTGGTCGGCGTCGTCTCGATCGGCGACCTGGTCAAGGAAACGATCAGCGAGCAGCAGTTCATCATCGACCAACTGAAGCACTACATCACCGGCTGA
- a CDS encoding c-type cytochrome, which yields MIRTTAMAVLLAAAFNVNAAEQAAPKADAAKGKVIAETVCVACHGADGNSPVATNPNIAGLGADYIYKQLSNFKAAEGKEALRASPIMGGMVAGLSDEDMKNLAAHFSQQKQTPAAAKDEKLIAEGQKLWRKGDFAKGVPACAGCHGPSGAGLPAQYPRLAGQFPEYTEDQLKKFRAGERANDPEKMMRMIAEKLSDQQIKALAEYAAGLR from the coding sequence ATGATCCGTACCACGGCGATGGCAGTGCTGCTCGCTGCCGCTTTCAACGTGAATGCCGCTGAACAAGCCGCCCCCAAGGCTGACGCCGCCAAGGGCAAGGTGATCGCTGAAACCGTCTGCGTCGCCTGCCACGGCGCCGACGGCAACAGCCCGGTCGCCACCAACCCGAACATCGCCGGCCTGGGCGCCGACTACATCTACAAGCAGCTGTCGAACTTCAAGGCGGCGGAAGGCAAGGAAGCGCTGCGCGCCAGCCCGATCATGGGCGGCATGGTTGCCGGCCTGTCCGACGAGGACATGAAGAACCTCGCCGCGCACTTCAGCCAGCAGAAGCAGACCCCGGCCGCCGCCAAGGACGAGAAGCTGATCGCCGAAGGCCAGAAGCTGTGGCGCAAGGGCGACTTCGCCAAGGGCGTCCCGGCCTGTGCCGGCTGCCACGGCCCGAGCGGTGCCGGCCTGCCGGCGCAGTATCCGCGCCTCGCCGGCCAGTTCCCGGAATACACCGAGGACCAGCTGAAGAAGTTCCGGGCCGGCGAACGCGCCAACGATCCCGAAAAGATGATGCGCATGATCGCCGAAAAGCTTTCCGACCAGCAGATCAAGGCCCTCGCCGAGTACGCCGCCGGCCTGCGCTGA
- the yihA gene encoding ribosome biogenesis GTP-binding protein YihA/YsxC encodes MPLFRKAQFFTTVAHLRDLPPESVAEVAFAGRSNAGKSSAINTLADHTRLAFVSKTPGRTQHLNYFQLAAGKFLVDLPGYGYAKAPEEVRDAWEGLIGPYLEGRMPLKGVVLIMDSRHPLTELDVQLIEWFAPTGKPIHILLTKADKLTRQQQAQTLRDVRAALAELGEQCSVQLFSSLKKTGIEVAEGVLGKWLDLAPAVAPAAPAKRVLAPGEKRNPELAARLAARKAAKRTSGAKEKAPGKGGTGG; translated from the coding sequence ATGCCCCTCTTCCGCAAAGCCCAGTTCTTCACCACCGTCGCCCATCTGCGCGACCTGCCGCCGGAGTCGGTCGCCGAGGTGGCCTTTGCCGGCCGTTCGAACGCCGGCAAATCGTCGGCGATCAACACGCTGGCCGACCATACGCGGCTCGCCTTCGTCTCCAAGACGCCGGGGCGCACGCAGCACCTCAACTATTTCCAGCTGGCCGCGGGCAAGTTCCTCGTCGACCTGCCGGGTTACGGCTACGCCAAGGCGCCGGAAGAGGTGCGCGATGCCTGGGAAGGCCTGATCGGCCCCTATCTCGAAGGCCGCATGCCGCTGAAGGGCGTCGTGCTGATCATGGACAGCCGGCATCCGCTGACCGAGCTCGACGTGCAGCTGATCGAATGGTTCGCGCCGACCGGCAAGCCGATCCACATCCTGCTGACCAAGGCCGACAAGCTGACCCGGCAGCAGCAGGCGCAGACCCTGCGCGACGTGCGCGCGGCGCTGGCGGAACTGGGCGAGCAGTGCTCGGTGCAACTGTTCTCGAGCCTGAAGAAGACCGGCATCGAGGTCGCCGAGGGCGTGCTCGGCAAGTGGCTGGACCTTGCGCCCGCAGTGGCGCCGGCGGCGCCGGCGAAGCGGGTGCTGGCGCCGGGCGAGAAGCGGAACCCCGAACTGGCGGCCCGCCTGGCCGCGCGCAAGGCGGCGAAGCGGACGTCCGGAGCAAAAGAAAAAGCCCCCGGTAAAGGGGGAACCGGGGGCTAA
- the hemB gene encoding porphobilinogen synthase, whose protein sequence is MSAFDPSGIFPATRMRRMRRDDFSRRLMRESVLTADDFIYPVFVLDGEKRVEKVASMPGVERQSLDLLLKTAERALTLGVPALALFPVVDQAYKTEGAEEAYNPEGLVPRVVRALKKEFPELGVITDVALDPYTIHGQDGLIDAAGYVLNDETLAVLVKQALCHAEAGADVVAPSDMMDGRVGAIRSALEAKKLIYTRILAYSAKYASAFYGPFRDAVGSAANLGKGNKYTYQMDPANSDEAIREVALDLAEGADMVMVKPGMPYLDIVRRVKDELKVPTYVYQVSGEYAMLKAAAQNGWLNEEACVLEALLGFKRAGADGILTYFALDAAEWLQR, encoded by the coding sequence ATGAGCGCTTTCGATCCTTCCGGCATCTTCCCCGCCACGCGCATGCGTCGCATGCGCCGCGACGACTTCTCGCGCCGCCTGATGCGCGAGTCGGTGCTGACCGCCGACGACTTCATCTACCCGGTGTTCGTGCTCGACGGCGAGAAGCGCGTCGAGAAGGTCGCATCGATGCCAGGCGTCGAGCGGCAGAGCCTCGACCTGCTGCTGAAGACCGCCGAGCGGGCGCTTACGCTTGGCGTGCCGGCGCTGGCGCTGTTTCCGGTCGTCGATCAGGCGTACAAGACCGAAGGCGCCGAGGAGGCCTACAATCCCGAGGGGCTGGTGCCGCGCGTCGTGCGCGCGCTGAAGAAGGAGTTTCCGGAGCTGGGCGTGATCACCGACGTCGCCCTCGACCCGTACACGATCCACGGCCAGGACGGGCTGATCGACGCCGCCGGCTACGTGCTGAACGACGAGACGCTGGCGGTGCTGGTCAAGCAGGCGCTTTGCCACGCCGAGGCCGGCGCCGACGTCGTCGCCCCGTCGGACATGATGGACGGCCGCGTCGGCGCGATCCGTTCGGCGCTGGAAGCGAAGAAGCTGATCTACACGCGCATCCTCGCCTATTCGGCGAAGTATGCGTCGGCCTTCTACGGCCCGTTCCGCGATGCCGTCGGCTCGGCCGCCAACCTCGGCAAGGGCAACAAGTACACCTACCAGATGGACCCGGCGAACAGCGACGAGGCGATCCGCGAAGTCGCGCTCGACCTGGCCGAAGGTGCCGACATGGTGATGGTCAAGCCGGGCATGCCGTATCTGGACATCGTCCGCCGCGTGAAGGACGAGCTGAAGGTGCCGACCTACGTCTACCAGGTCAGCGGCGAGTACGCGATGCTGAAGGCCGCCGCGCAGAACGGCTGGCTGAACGAGGAGGCCTGCGTGCTGGAGGCGCTGCTCGGCTTCAAGCGCGCCGGCGCCGACGGCATCCTGACCTACTTCGCGCTGGATGCGGCGGAGTGGCTGCAGCGCTGA
- a CDS encoding LysR family transcriptional regulator, giving the protein MELRQLRYFCAIARCGSLSKAAGDVFIAQSALSHQLALLEEELGAALFHRTRRGVEPTDAGRIFLAHATAILRQVEDAKASVRNVDGEPSGKVVFGIPHSASNALALPLLQAVRRELPKVELELTEELTGNLVPQLRSGQISLAVLFDDGTLAEFERTPLLDERLSLIGACTLAGRPTNAVSLKRALALPLILPAHPHGVRPIIEDAARACGLPPPNVVADISSVSILRTMLLAGLGYTLLPVMPLQNDIAAGKLCAVPLERPALTRRLMLCASKHIPLSAASVAVARLAVRLVATLCAEKAWDGGFIAQEPS; this is encoded by the coding sequence ATGGAATTGCGCCAGCTCCGCTATTTCTGCGCCATCGCCCGCTGCGGCAGCTTGTCCAAGGCCGCCGGGGACGTGTTCATTGCCCAGTCCGCTTTGAGCCACCAGCTGGCGCTGCTCGAGGAGGAACTCGGTGCCGCGCTCTTCCACCGCACGCGGCGCGGTGTCGAACCGACCGATGCGGGGCGCATCTTCCTCGCCCACGCCACGGCCATCCTGCGTCAGGTCGAGGATGCGAAGGCCAGCGTGCGCAATGTCGACGGCGAGCCGAGCGGCAAAGTCGTCTTCGGCATTCCGCACAGCGCCTCGAATGCGCTGGCGCTGCCGCTGCTGCAGGCGGTACGGCGCGAGCTGCCGAAGGTTGAACTGGAACTTACCGAGGAGCTCACTGGCAACCTCGTGCCGCAGCTGCGCAGCGGGCAGATCAGTCTCGCCGTGCTGTTCGACGACGGTACGCTGGCGGAATTCGAAAGGACGCCGTTGCTCGATGAACGGCTCTCGCTGATCGGAGCCTGCACCCTTGCCGGCCGCCCGACGAATGCGGTCTCCCTGAAGCGGGCGCTGGCGTTGCCGCTCATCCTGCCGGCGCACCCGCACGGCGTGCGGCCGATCATCGAGGACGCCGCGCGCGCCTGCGGCCTGCCGCCGCCGAACGTCGTCGCCGACATCAGCTCGGTCAGCATCCTGCGCACGATGCTGCTCGCCGGTCTCGGCTATACGCTGCTGCCGGTGATGCCGCTGCAGAACGATATCGCCGCCGGCAAACTGTGCGCCGTCCCCCTCGAGCGCCCGGCGCTGACGCGGCGGTTGATGCTGTGCGCGTCGAAACATATCCCGCTGTCCGCGGCGTCGGTTGCGGTCGCGCGTCTGGCGGTGAGACTGGTGGCAACACTGTGTGCGGAAAAAGCGTGGGACGGGGGCTTCATCGCGCAGGAACCGTCCTGA